One window of the Pelobates fuscus isolate aPelFus1 chromosome 12, aPelFus1.pri, whole genome shotgun sequence genome contains the following:
- the ST3GAL2 gene encoding CMP-N-acetylneuraminate-beta-galactosamide-alpha-2,3-sialyltransferase 2 — protein sequence MRCSFRVWIFSTLVFLFIMSLLFTYSHNGTTSPAYSELNDWESAEGHPVRLVPGYPGVKHRPPPPRLPKTCLCRHCLRQPGFSAWFDSHYDPTIAPVWTLENQELSPDVQRWWMMLQPQFRSHNTLEILSQLFQIIPGHNPYIQQDPLSCRRCAVVGNSGNLKGSGYGKEIDSHNFIMRINQAPTLGFEADVGAKTTHHFMYPESAKNLPSNVSFVLVPFKALDLLWITSALSTGQIRFTYAPVKAFLRVDKDKVQIYNPAFFKYIHDRWTEHHGRYPSTGMLVLFFALHVCDEVNVYGFGADSRGNWHHYWENNRYAGEFRKTGVHDADFEAQIIDTLVQEAKIKVFRST from the exons ATGAGGTGCAGCTTCAGAGTGTGGATCTTCAGTACCTTAGTTTTCCTTTTCATCATGTCCCTTCTCTTCACATACTCTCATAATGGCACGACTTCTCCAGCCTATTCGGAGTTGAATGACTGGGAGTCTGCTGAGGGTCACCCAGTCCGTCTTGTGCCAGGATACCCCGGTGTCAAGCACAGACCACCGCCTCCTCGTCTGCCAAAAACCTGCTTATGCCGTCACTGTCTGCGCCAGCCAGGGTTCTCTGCATGGTTTGATAGTCACTATGATCCCACCATTGCTCCTGTTTGGACCCTTGAAAACCAGGAATTGTCTCCAGATGTCCAGCGCTGGTGGATG ATGCTGCAGCCTCAGTTCCGCTCTCATAACACCTTGGAGATCTTATCGCAGCTCTTTCAGATCATCCCGGGTCACAATCCATACATCCAGCAGGACCCCCTGAGCTGCCGCCGCTGTGCTGTGGTGGGGAACTCTGGCAATCTGAAGGGCTCCGGCTATGGGAAGGAGATTGACAGCCACAATTTCATCATGAG GATTAACCAGGCTCCCACGTTGGGCTTTGAGGCTGACGTTGGTGCGAAAACCACTCATCATTTTATGTATCCAGAAAGTGCCAAAAACCTGCCGTCCAATGTCAGctttgtgcttgtcccattcaaaGCCCTGGATCTTCTGTGGATCACAAGTGCCCTATCAACGGGACAAATCCGCTT CACGTACGCCCCTGTGAAAGCATTCCTGCGAGTTGATAAGGATAAG GTGCAAATCTATAACCCAGCTTTCTTTAAATATATCCACGACCGTTGGACTGAACATCATGGACGTTACCCATCCACTGGCATGCTAGTTCTATTCTTTGCGCTGCACGTCTGTGACGAG GTGAATGTTTATGGCTTTGGCGCAGACAGCCGAGGGAATTGGCACCACTACTGGGAAAATAACCGCTATGCTGGGGAATTTCGCAAGACTGGCGTTCACGATGCAGACTTTGAGGCACAAATCATTGATACACTGGTACAAGAAGCCAAGATTAAGGTTTTTCGCAGTACATGA